The sequence GATATTTGGGGTCCATAAAAGATAGACACATGATGACCGTGTGCAGGAGCTTTGGAGAAGTAAATTTCCTTCTCCTACAAGTATCTGCCAAAAGGACTCTACAGAATTAATGGGGATTGAACAATAATACAAAGATGGAGGGGAGAATGAGCTTAGCATATAtgaagggtgccaaaaaaaaaaaatgcatacacattttaagaaaggaaaaaactattaaaattacgctgatggtaaccactttgagcacctcttgtaattgcttAAGTCAAACgtgtcttgtattcatcttttgttatcggtatatattcagtattacgattttaatagttttttttcctatcttaaaatatgtatacatatttttggcaccccctgtatatcgCAAAGCAAGGCAATACTACAATGAAAAGTGTGTGTTAGAGAGTAGTGGAAATGCAGCTGGATAAGTATGCAGAAATAGATTAGAGAAagctgaataaattaaaaatttagaccATGTTGAGTAACTTACGAGAATTGTAATTACAGCTTGGAAGATGTTATCATTGATTAACATGAAGTTGTAAAGGGGAAATGATTTTGGAGAAGAGATAACATATTCAGTTTAAGACATATTGAGTTTGAGGTGatgataatatataaataaaagcccTGGTGTCATATCAGTCgagggagagaatgagaattCATGGCTAGTGATGAAAATTTACGGCTCATCAGCATGTACTAACCACTGAATTCCTGACCTTACTGACTATTATATATACCCGGTGTCTTTCTACGCTTGTTCAATGGTAACGGTTATCCTTAATTGAGAGCTCATCACATGCtaaatgctttcctttctttatgttaCTGACAATCCCCCTTTGATACATGAGAAAATTTACTGTTAGGGTTATTAAAAAGCCTGAGCCAAGGCCAAATGGATAGTAACTGTGGAATTAGATTTCAAAACAAGTCTGTTGGGATGATGTCAGCCAGAACCCACTCTCTTTACTGCACCATTTTGCCTGCTCTTAAGTGCCCTTCTCTTCCCCACCAAGACTCTTTTATCTGATGACTCACTGTATGTCTGAATTCTACGTGTTATTTAAGATTCACGTCTAATGAAACTTGTCCATGAAAACTGCTGTGGGAGTTTAAGTCCCACCCCTGAACTCTCCTAGTCATTTATCTACACATTCATGATAATTATCAGCCTTACCCTGTAGTGTAGTTATGTATTTTCCTTAGCTCCCTTTAGTTCCTTGAGGCAACAACTGTCCACGTGTGATTTGTCTATTTGTCTTGCAAACATCGTATAACACCCAGCCCAGTGCCATGGATGTTGTaggcattcaatattttattaatgcataaatgaatgaatgacaactGAATCTGTGAGAATTAACAGTATAAGATTAGAGAGAGAGCAGCAATgactaataattattttcagcCAATGTCCAGCAACAAATTTTGGTTGACTTagtgaaagaacaagaaaaagaaaggagaggagaggaaaagaatggaatgaaaggggaaagaaaaggaaggagaaggaaagggaacaggaGTGAAGACATTTGCAGAGACATAACTACAGGaacaagatgaataaattaaaaaagacataaagtggtaggaggaaaaaatgaaagtggagTGCCACAGCTCTCAgcgttctcttttctcctttctcgtCCAACCTGCTCTAACGTGTATCAAGAATGAACAAAGAGATCAATGAGGCCAACTTTACAGCACCCATCTCCCCCATTCTTCAGGATTGGGGAAAAGACTTTCTGATGCGAGGACTGAAGAAGCAAAGGTAGGAGACGCGCCTATAGAGAGTGTAAGTGGGATCCATCAGTATGAGTTCCAGAGGAAAAGAGGCACGTGGGACGACTTAGAGCTATGTTCTGGTATAAACCTTAAACTGAAGTGGTGGATGACTTTCTGTATTATGTGGCCCAACTCACGAGAGTAGGAAAACATCTAGAGAGACAGCAGTCCATTCCTCTCAGCCCAACCACATGTGTGTGAAAGCCACAGTTCAtttaatatttagatttttatgataatttacttaaaatttgattttaggaGATAATTAAGAAAGCTCCTCGAAGAGCAGTGTTCCAATTTCTACTAGAGGACACAGCTGGGGAAATGGAAAGGGCATATGACCTGGAATTCAAACATAGATTCAAGTCCTGATCTGGGCGGGGCCTTTGTCAAAGCACTTAATTCTTTTGAGCCTCTATTCCTCATTTGTCAtatgggaggaaaaggaaaacctgttgtttatttctttactcACTCAAGACAGATTCACTGTCAGACGGTATGACAGGCGCAGCATTTGTCGGGGCCAGGATTACTGAAGACAGAGGGAAGATGTGCGTGAACaccttttgtaaaatgtaaagcaCTATGGAAGCACCAGTTAATAGTTATGACAAAGATGGTTATAGtacttctgtgcctcagtcttaGAGATAAAGATAGTGGACATTAGTCCTAGCTTCTTCGTCGAGAAACTGCAATTGCTTGTGATGGTTTAGGTAATCCTTTGTAAATAATTCCTTGTTACATTCTCACCAATGGTACAGAAGATTATTTGACTTATAATTCAAATATGACttgcctggggaaaaaaaaatccagaaattattttaataatagtttaaaaatccCCACAGAAGTAGAAATACAAAATGTAGGCACATTTAAAGTGAGCTAAgcactatatattcttttaactttaaaatgattacGTCTGTGATGATTGCCTAAGTTATAATGAGTTCAACAAGCTCACTCTTGAGTGATTTCTAAGCCAAATTCATATTTGAATAGTAATAGGAATCCTGGGAAATTGAATTTGCTGGATGGACATGATGCAAATGATAACCTATCTTGACTTAAATAGCTTTTCAAGGTACGGAAAATGTGAACAATTGAAATTCCTGAGAATAAGGCACAACACCTccacaaaacatatttatttataaagtgttCATCATAATTTGGGGCAAGTGAAAATTTATGGGAAGTTCCTTATAGTCACAGTATGTAATAGCAATAATTACATGTTTTGGCCTTTAAAATGATACTTTGATAATCATAACTAGATTAACAGTCAGAAAAATTTGAATGTTgtgttaaatttaaaactttctattCATTAGATATagcaaaactaaatattttaattatatcttaatgaaaacttttattatcatcatcatcatcattttgcTTCTTTGCTTGTCCTCTCTAACCTACTCATTGGGGCACAAATTTAAGCATTGTCGTTCCCAGAACTTGGTAGCCCATTCCATTTACTCAGAGAAATATTAAGCGGCAGAATGACATGATGGTAAATgttatactattaaaataattatttttatagaacttgtaataataaaactagatagcaaaaactaaaatgaaatattaaaccTGTTTTTACACAAATGTAATTGTTCTCCCCTGTCACTAAATtacaaaatatcttcattttcagTGAAACCCAGGCTGCACTGAAAGCAGTGTAACTACCTGATGGCAGATTCAGagatattcttttattatttttattattcttatcattcttttctttattatttattctattctttattattcttctattatttttattattattttatctgtttcctAGTTTGCAAATATAAAAAATCCCTTTGTTGGAATCCAATCAGGTTGTTAGCCACTTTGGAGCTAGTACAATTCTGTTTAGACCAATGGGAACTTTGCTGAATTCAgattgttttttgtggttttaaatacTTTGACTTCCCAGGTTATGCCCACAGGTTACAGGAAATCGGTGTTTCAAAAGAAACCTGATCACATTGTGAGATAATGCAGGTATCCTAACCGAGAGTGTGAGCGCCTCGGGGCTTAGGCTGCTGCCagaagtacatatttttttgatTGGTAAGAACTGCCAGATGACGCTTCATGAAATATAAATGCAAGAAAGGCTCAGAGGGCTCCATAAAACCTTCCACCCGTCAGTCTAGGAGGATAAGAGCAAGATACTGTTAACAAGTGCAGGAGATGGCTTTTGGTGGCGTTTCAATATCTGTCTATATCTTATTCAATGGTAggtaatttctttttgttttgttaattctGTATCAGTGTAAAATGTGAATaggatttgttttctctgaattaGTGAGAAGTTGGCTTTTAACAGCTGTTCTTCATGACAAAGATTAGAGCAAGGAATCTTAATTAATTTAGTTTCTTATGTAATGTATGTTCTTCTCCTAATATATTTTGACACCTCTTTTTTTGAGACCTTTAAATGTTTGCTTCATAAAACCAAAGAAGGGTTAATTACATTTTAACTACTATTCAATAGCATCCCTGTGATTGAATCAGTATATAAGTGTATTTACTTTCTcttaaatattaatgtgtttctattttctataattataatataGTCAGTGGACTTAGTATGGATGGAAAACTGTCAGGAAATTGCCCCAGTCAGATTATGGATCTCAAACATAGATGAATTAAAACTAGAACATAAGTGGGAACAAATAGAATAACGTTCAATCTGTTGCTTGTACATAGAAGGAGGCTCACCTGCTAAAGATGCTTTTTCCCCCCATTCATACAGCAATGGCAGCACTGACTGAAGAGGTGGCCATGAATGTAACACCCACAATAACTCAGCAAAGTAACTGGACAGATAACAAAATAGAAGGTATTTTCTTGGCACTTTTGTGTTTCAAGTGACTTCTTTTTGAGAGAAATTTGGATTGTGATAAAAATAACACTGGaaaattgtaaatatgtattttattattagataaCCAACTCTTAGCATGATGCTGTTAAATGGAAGTGACAGGTAGATGTCAGCAAataattgccttttaaaaaagaggaagtgaagcaaatgagagaaagaaaagttgtcTTCAGTTACTGTCCTGAATGTGAAACATGACACAATTTCTGCTCGATTCCTGTGTGATTCCCAATAACCCATGTGTGTCCAGAGACAGTTTGTCACCATTTGGCATTCTATTTTGATCTGTGACTATGAGCTTTGCAACCAAAGAAATTATGGCTACAAGATGAAACCGTAATTCACGTCCCCTCGTCTTTGGAaacatcttttttcttgtttgttttagggAGGCTTTTGTTGTGGTGGTAACATAGGCTATATTTCCTCAGCACTTCTACCTaattttgttgttgatgatgatgataggttttctttcttattttattattactattagaaTAGCGTCTGGCTGCGGTCGAGCATCAGCATTTTTTCAAACCTGTTTGAACTCTTAGAGGTGAACTTGGAAAGCTTGTTCCTTGCCAAGATCTGGGTACTGGGTGGTTATGATTCTGACACAAATCACATACTGCCCTCTACTGTGGAGATCAGTGATGTGACATAGGACAGAGGAAACCATATGTTGCTCTCAGAGCCAGGCAAATAAAAGATCGAGTCAAATATTTTGCTTCTGAATATGAAAGATAGTAATATTTAAGTATTCTTCATTTtaccaataattttaaatttaaaaaaattacttaaaatatttttgcccaTTTGAGTTTTTGAATATCTACcaatttgcaaaacaaaatcagtgtgggttttagaataatttttacaaCTTTGTCTTCTGAGACTTTGAGCAAAGAGAAATACTTTCGTTAGAAGATCATACTGCAGAAAATTAAACTCTGGTTTCTCTCAGTGACTGAGTTCATAACACTATGCCCAGaaccactttttttcttccttaatagGGAACTGCAAGTAAAATTCTCCAAGTTACAGGTAACAATGATGTAAAAAAGCAATTGAATGTATGGTCTCTatagttttcctttgctttcttgaTGAGGAACTTTCAAGggtttttccttgctttttatttattgctatttatttacttaaaaatctgaattcaGTATCTCAGgacattctttttataaatgtccTTCTTCTTAGAGGAAAGATGAATCTCTCTACTATATGCTTCTTCTTAGAGGAAAGAAGAATCTCTCTATTCTTCTTTTCAGAGGAAAGATGAATCTCTCTAGTATACGCTTTCTTTGGAAATGTCTTCTTTTGGTTCTCACGTTTTCTAGCAAATCTTGGTTCAGGCTTGATTAATTGAATTTTAGTTTTGAAGTAGGAAGAACCTACTTCAACAACCAAATTCTCACTACTTTACAATTAATTATTAGAATGAGAAATTAGATTCACTACTATACCCCATTCAACAAAATGAATgtgaattttaatgtaatattgtgTATTCTCAACCAAAAGGAAGTTATATAACAGAGGATCTTGTTGGTGTCTTAGTACCTAAAAAGTTAGTATTTTCAACATAAAAACACATGGCTTTTTAGATCTGAACAAATAAGTAGGAGTCTCTTCATCTACTTAGTAGGGCAAATATGGTGTAACATAACTAAGGATGAGGAGATATTCATAACATGTTTACTCataacaatgacaaaataaacTCCCACTAATTCTGCTTGAGAAAAATTTAAGAATCAGCAATTAAAGTATACCAAAAAGGACCCAGTTACAGTCCTACCTGTGTCATTcccactaccatgtttcccccaaaataagacttagctggaccaccagctcaaatgtgtcttttggagcaaaatttaatataagacctggtattatattatgttatgttatattatattatatgttattatataagacccggtcttatattaaaataagaccgagtcttatattaatttttgctccaaaagatacattacagctgatggtctggctaagtcttattttaagggaaacacggtacataaaCCCCAAGgatgatataaatatatgtctTTCATACATTAGGGAATGAAGAGTAAGCATcctgaaatatatacattttgccACAacacagcttcccaaagggaagCTTCCCATAAAGAGGCTTCTGGACACTTGACCATTAAAGTTCTGCCAAGTATGGTCACTTACGTAGTATCAGAGCTAGATATCAAAACTCAGGTTTTTAAATTCCAACTCCAAgacttttccctttatttcataAAGTCTCTTAACTGAGTAAAATTCCTAATTAATATTTGAAGGTATTGTCTTAACTATGTTAAGCCTGAGCCATATGTTGTTTCTGGCTTCTCGTATAGGTCATAACAATACCTCTTTTGAAATGAGTTAGGgaaatgttccttttttaatTAGCTACTCGTGGTGTCCATATAAAAGGAAGGAGGAATTCTCATCTCACTCTCctctgggagaagaaaagaaaaatcaagttcaTTACCTAGCAATTATAAATCCCAAACTCCCTAAGCACTGACTTCGCATGTATAAAGGGGAGAATGAAAAAACCATGAGATCTTTTAACTTACCAGCATTGAAGCGTACATTTGGGAAGCCTTGCTCAAGATAACATGCTAAGACCACAATCAATGCTGCCACCTTTTGGCAAACTTGTATCAATACCTTATTATGTAGCTTCCAAAGAATGGAACAATCAATCAATTTACCTCCACCCCTTAATTAATTAATGAGCAGTCTAGATATATTAACCCTTGTGAATAACCTGCCAAGGGAATCAATCAATAGTTCAATGCACACAGCACCTAAAGAACATTCTTAAATTAAAGGTCTCTTTACACATGTTACAAACCTACtataaaaatgtatctatttatattgtttctccttttcctagCTGACTACACAGAAGGACCAATAGCCTTGAAGTTCTCACATCCTTGCGTGGAAGACCACCACAGTTACTGCATCAATGGTGTTTGTGCTTTCCACCATGAGTTGAAGAAAGCCATCTGCAGGTAATGGAAAAGAACTCTCAAAGTCCTAGAGACGGGAGAAGGTGAATTTATGCCTGTGGTGTTTCACAGTGTATTTCCACACACCTTTTATGGAGCAAAAAGGGTACATGACCTGAACATGACTCACGAATCCTCTTTGCATTTGAATATCTGTGGAGTCTTTTTCTAAGCTGCCTAATCCTCATTACTCAACAATATGGTTCCCAGGTTAGCGGCATCTGTGTAACCTGGGAACTTGATAGAAATGCAGAAGCGTGTGTTCCACCTCAAAACTACTGAATTCATATCAGCATTTTAACAACATGCAGAGATGATTCCGAGTTTTCATGGGGTTGATTATAGAATGAACTGAGACAAACAGGAACATAAAGTTCTAGAGCaactaaaatactatttttatgatCATTGATTTGCTCGGTATCCTCCTATGAAAGACTGAGTTAATAATTTTCTGGATCAATGCATGGTACGTACTACTTTTCTCTTCTACCAGTGAGGAAATTTGCACTGATATGGGGACTTAATgaaattattattgtaaaatacataGCTTCTTCAATACCTGTAACAGATTGGCTTTCATTTGGTATTTGCCTCTTtaatttaaatgacatattttccattgaaattttttcattatttaaaattggtcatttctttgtatttctatcataatgacttttaaaattatgcattcttttctttttgtgaaggTGTTTTACTGGTTATACTGGAGAAAGGTGTGAGCATTTGACCTTAACTTCATATGCTGTGGATTCTCATGAAAAATACATCGCAATTGGGATTGGTGTTGGATTATTATTAAgtggttttctttctattttttactgCTACATAAGAAAGAggtatgaaataaaacaaaatatgaagtCACTGGGCACTCattcacttgacaaatatttactgagctcctacaATGTACCAGGCATTGACATGTATAactttttaggaaaaatacaGCTGTAAATCTGGCAATTTCCTACATATTTGTTTTGATGCTTTTTCTCAGACAAGTGGTAAAAATTTACCTGCAGTTGTAATAGGATAGTTCCAATTTACAAGTTCCCTCCATCCACATCTCTGGGTGCCTACATCAAAGTTATAAATGAGGGACAGAGTAGACCCCACAAAGGTAGAGATTAAGTGTGTCTTATTGACAAGTATATGTTCAGTGCCAGATATCAcagttcagtgcctggcacacaatagacactcagtaaatatttgttgaatgaagaaatcaggaaattagtattaaatgaatgaaagtgtATGACAAACAAAGACCATTTACTTGCCAGACATCAATTGAGGGTATATTCAGGAGATATTATCTACTACTAACAGCCTAAGAAGATAAGCTTGATCCACTAAGTATAAATTACTTATGTATTAATTCTTATTTCTGGCATATCCACactggtaatttttttccttaagtccATGTAATTAGGGAAAATCAAGATAATAATGtgacataaaaagagaaaagtataaaTACATTTCCCTTGCTGTACTCTATTAACCaagttgtccttttaaaaatgactaag comes from Rhinolophus ferrumequinum isolate MPI-CBG mRhiFer1 chromosome 5, mRhiFer1_v1.p, whole genome shotgun sequence and encodes:
- the EPGN gene encoding epigen, translating into MNVTPTITQQSNWTDNKIEADYTEGPIALKFSHPCVEDHHSYCINGVCAFHHELKKAICRCFTGYTGERCEHLTLTSYAVDSHEKYIAIGIGVGLLLSGFLSIFYCYIRKRCLKLKSPYNICSGGSPL